The genomic DNA CGGGCGAGGCTGTCGGCGGTGAAGAACCGGATGTGGGTGGGGTCCTCAAGCATCCACCACGCGTCGCCGTACCAGCGCGAGCCCGTGGAGTCGCCCGCCGGGGTGAGGAACTGGGCGACACCGCCCGGACGGAGGAGGTCGAAGGTCACCTGCAGGGTGCGCGCGGGATCGACGACGTGCTCCAGCACGTGAATGCCGTAGACGAGGTCGGTGGCGATGTCGTGCTCGGCCAGCTGCTCGACCGGGGCGCGCCACAGGCGACCCTCGGAACGGACCACCGGATCGACGTCGACCTCGAGCTGGTCGGGATCGGCCCCGCCGATCTCGGCACCGTCGTCGTGGAAGCGCCGCAGCAGGCCGCCTGCGCCGTAGCCGATCTCGAACACCGACGACGGCCGCGGCGACGCCCGACGCAGCGCGGAGTACGTGAGCCCCAGCCGGATGCGGTCCAGGGTGGGCTCGCCGCCGTACGCGTGCTCGCGATGACCCGCCGGCGCGCTCGTCAGGTCACGCCGCAGATGGCCGCACGTCGGGCACTCCTGGAGCACCGCGCCACCGCGCAGCGGCCGCTCACGCAAGCGGTCCCCGCACACCTCGCACACATCGACCATCCTGTTTCGGCTACCTCTCAGTAACTATCGGCGTTACCCTAACGTGCGCATGTGTGACTCCCGTCTCACCGCGACCGTGACCTTGACCCCCCGTGGAGGAATCCCGTTGCTCCGCCCCACCGGTGAACCGACCGCCACCGCAGCTCGCCATCCGTTGAGGGTGCTCTACCTGTCCTGGCGC from Luteipulveratus halotolerans includes the following:
- a CDS encoding class I SAM-dependent methyltransferase, with protein sequence MRERPLRGGAVLQECPTCGHLRRDLTSAPAGHREHAYGGEPTLDRIRLGLTYSALRRASPRPSSVFEIGYGAGGLLRRFHDDGAEIGGADPDQLEVDVDPVVRSEGRLWRAPVEQLAEHDIATDLVYGIHVLEHVVDPARTLQVTFDLLRPGGVAQFLTPAGDSTGSRWYGDAWWMLEDPTHIRFFTADSLARLAHAAGFVDVHVRRPVLDSVVTDVASLARVVAREPRPAGALSSRPVLALGAASTPFVVGARLAHRRMRPTLQLVARRPGHA